From a region of the Chitinophaga caseinilytica genome:
- a CDS encoding ABC transporter ATP-binding protein, with protein MHPILKTEHLSHRYSSAWAIRDINIEIESAGIVGLLGSNGAGKSTTMNIICGVLNQTEGNVFINGFDLRKQPEAAKREIGFLPQNPPLYTDLTIDEYLLYCAQLRLIPKDRIKSAVEEAKERCGLAHFSSRLIKNLSGGYRQRVGIAQAIIHKPKLVVMDEPTNGLDPNQLIEARKLIREIAVDHSVLLSSHILSEINLLCRDIIMIESGRMVFSDSMDAFNNYVQSKVILLRMDHPPQKSELQHIQGVTQVEFLSDRQVRVYFDGSQEDISERLIAASVAQGWKLKEIGPDKGLLDDVFKQLSSQSLL; from the coding sequence ATGCATCCGATTCTAAAAACAGAACATCTTTCACACCGCTACAGCAGCGCCTGGGCCATCCGCGACATCAACATCGAGATCGAAAGCGCGGGCATCGTAGGATTGCTGGGCTCGAACGGGGCCGGCAAATCCACCACGATGAACATCATTTGCGGCGTTTTGAACCAGACGGAAGGAAACGTATTCATCAACGGATTCGATCTCCGGAAACAGCCCGAAGCGGCGAAAAGGGAGATCGGCTTCCTGCCGCAGAACCCACCGCTGTATACAGACCTGACGATCGATGAATACCTCCTGTATTGCGCACAGCTCCGCCTCATCCCGAAAGACAGGATCAAATCCGCCGTGGAAGAAGCTAAAGAGCGCTGCGGATTGGCGCACTTCAGCTCGCGGCTCATCAAAAACCTTTCCGGCGGTTACCGCCAGCGCGTAGGCATCGCACAGGCGATCATCCACAAGCCGAAGCTGGTAGTGATGGACGAGCCCACCAATGGCCTCGATCCCAATCAGCTCATCGAAGCGCGGAAGCTGATCCGCGAAATCGCCGTCGACCATTCCGTGTTGCTTTCCTCGCACATCCTTTCGGAAATCAACCTCCTCTGCCGCGACATCATCATGATCGAATCGGGCAGGATGGTGTTTTCCGACAGTATGGACGCGTTCAATAATTATGTGCAGTCGAAAGTGATCCTCCTGCGCATGGACCATCCGCCGCAGAAAAGTGAGCTCCAGCACATCCAGGGCGTAACGCAGGTGGAATTCCTGTCGGACCGGCAGGTGCGCGTGTATTTCGACGGCTCACAGGAAGATATTTCCGAGCGGCTGATCGCGGCGAGCGTGGCGCAAGGATGGAAGCTGAAGGAAATCGGGCCGGACAAGGGGCTGCTCGACGATGTATTCAAACAACTCTCTTCCCAGTCTCTCCTGTAA
- a CDS encoding Gldg family protein: MKTTIQITKNELRNMFYSPIAWFLLIIFTLMCAYFYTGAGYMWAKMTQVPYANDPNFKWRATGSVTSAIYLGPDGILTNVLQTIYLFVPLLTMGVISREINAGTIKLLYSSPVKISRIVLGKYLALMLYNLLLVVIVGIFIVNGFFDILSLDYGPLLSTLLAFYLLLCALTAVGFYMSSLTTYPIVAAIASFTVFFVLFNIGRVWQEYDFVRDLTWFMSIAGRTEKMVFGLIISRDVLYYLVIICMFIGFTWLRLQGGREKRPWYIRAARYAAVMAVCLAVGYVGSMPRFSRYKDVSAQQVNTIRPASQELIKALDGPLEVTLYTNLIGAGASAGLPSRRNAYLEYCWDRYRRFKWDIDFKYEYYYDADSTGGISGTIFNDFKGKSMEQIAREVAKTLQVDVKDFKTPETMRKEIDLRPEALRLVMRLRYKDRSVFLRTYGGGDWPGTVHVDAALTRLLGRPIPKFAFVTGHLERSLYKTGEREYSFNTITAGNPSALVNIGFDLDTIDLARQDIGPDVSTVVLADPKMDLRPSEMEKLQRFIDGGGNMMLVSEPGKSHILDPLLRKTGVRMLPGKLMQPSERHAPDLVVTYLNMPFLEMLNEEPARMVRRLWAHGVRDDSAQADMPGVMGLAHTPDSGFAAVTLLSSPPGSAWSKAGAFVADSVTPVFSAAEGDFRQTEFPTCLRLSRKVNGKEQRIIIAGDADFLGNRRMPTGWLLRGMASWLSNGRMPVDDVYPYADDNMLVLRTKRAIVQKIAYTWVLPGLLALLGTVLLIRRKRK, translated from the coding sequence ATGAAAACTACCATCCAGATAACGAAGAACGAGCTGCGGAACATGTTCTATTCACCGATCGCGTGGTTCCTGCTCATCATATTCACCCTGATGTGCGCCTATTTCTACACCGGCGCGGGGTATATGTGGGCAAAGATGACGCAGGTGCCCTATGCGAACGATCCCAACTTCAAATGGCGGGCCACGGGCTCCGTCACCTCGGCGATCTACCTCGGCCCCGACGGCATCCTCACCAACGTACTGCAAACCATTTACCTGTTCGTGCCGCTGCTGACGATGGGCGTCATCAGCCGGGAAATCAACGCAGGCACCATCAAGCTGCTCTATTCGTCACCCGTGAAGATCAGCCGCATCGTGCTGGGGAAATACCTCGCGCTGATGTTGTACAACCTGCTGCTGGTGGTCATTGTCGGCATCTTCATCGTGAACGGTTTTTTCGATATCCTATCGCTGGACTACGGTCCGCTCCTGTCTACCTTGCTGGCGTTTTACCTGTTGTTATGCGCTTTGACGGCGGTGGGCTTTTATATGTCGAGCCTTACGACCTACCCGATCGTGGCGGCCATCGCCAGCTTTACGGTCTTCTTCGTGCTGTTCAACATCGGAAGGGTGTGGCAGGAATACGATTTCGTGCGGGACCTGACCTGGTTCATGTCTATCGCCGGAAGAACGGAGAAGATGGTATTTGGCCTGATCATATCGCGGGATGTGCTGTATTACCTCGTCATCATTTGCATGTTCATCGGGTTCACCTGGCTCAGGTTGCAGGGCGGGCGGGAGAAGCGGCCCTGGTATATTCGGGCAGCCCGGTATGCGGCCGTGATGGCCGTTTGCCTGGCGGTCGGGTATGTGGGGTCGATGCCGCGGTTTTCGCGCTATAAAGACGTATCGGCCCAGCAGGTCAATACGATACGCCCGGCTTCGCAGGAGCTGATCAAGGCGCTGGACGGGCCTTTGGAAGTGACGCTCTATACCAACCTCATCGGCGCCGGCGCCTCCGCGGGCCTTCCTTCGCGCCGCAACGCCTACCTGGAGTATTGCTGGGACAGGTACCGCCGCTTCAAATGGGACATCGACTTCAAATACGAATACTATTATGACGCCGATAGCACCGGCGGGATATCGGGCACCATCTTCAACGATTTCAAAGGGAAATCGATGGAGCAGATCGCCCGGGAGGTGGCTAAAACCTTGCAGGTGGACGTGAAGGATTTCAAGACCCCCGAAACCATGCGCAAAGAGATAGACCTGCGCCCCGAAGCGCTGCGGCTCGTCATGCGCCTCCGGTACAAAGACCGCTCCGTCTTCCTGCGGACCTACGGCGGGGGCGACTGGCCGGGAACCGTGCATGTCGATGCCGCACTGACGCGCCTCCTCGGCCGCCCGATCCCCAAATTCGCCTTCGTGACCGGCCACCTGGAAAGGAGCCTGTACAAAACCGGGGAGCGCGAGTACTCCTTCAATACGATCACGGCCGGTAATCCCAGCGCGCTGGTCAATATCGGTTTCGACCTCGATACGATAGACCTGGCCAGGCAAGACATCGGGCCAGACGTTTCCACCGTCGTGCTCGCCGATCCGAAAATGGACCTGCGGCCGTCGGAAATGGAAAAGCTGCAGCGCTTCATCGACGGCGGTGGGAATATGATGCTGGTCAGCGAGCCCGGCAAATCGCACATCCTCGATCCGCTGCTAAGAAAAACGGGCGTGCGGATGCTCCCCGGAAAATTGATGCAGCCCAGCGAGCGGCATGCGCCAGACCTGGTAGTGACGTACCTCAACATGCCCTTCCTCGAAATGCTGAATGAAGAACCCGCGCGGATGGTCCGGAGGCTATGGGCGCATGGCGTGCGCGACGATTCGGCACAGGCCGATATGCCCGGTGTGATGGGCCTTGCGCATACGCCCGACAGCGGCTTCGCGGCCGTTACGCTGCTATCCTCGCCGCCGGGCTCCGCCTGGTCGAAAGCAGGCGCGTTCGTCGCCGATTCCGTGACGCCGGTGTTCTCGGCGGCGGAAGGCGATTTCCGGCAGACGGAATTTCCTACCTGTCTCCGGCTTAGCCGCAAGGTCAACGGAAAGGAGCAGCGCATCATCATCGCCGGCGACGCAGACTTTCTCGGAAACCGCCGTATGCCTACGGGCTGGCTGCTCCGCGGGATGGCGTCGTGGCTGAGCAACGGCCGGATGCCGGTTGACGACGTGTATCCCTATGCAGACGACAATATGCTCGTTTTGCGTACCAAACGGGCCATCGTGCAAAAGATCGCGTATACATGGGTGTTGCCCGGCCTGCTGGCGCTGCTCGGTACCGTATTGCTCATCCGGAGAAAAAGGAAATAA
- a CDS encoding Gldg family protein — translation MKLLFKIAKNEFRHLFYSPIAWFLLIVFLVQCAIFYVIPVFHMALTQDMVLANNMHKGIVKLDPDPITVDVFLKGGLFPYAVSNLYLFVPLLTMGLISRETNNGTSRLLFSSPIRLREIVLGKYAGIMFFNLLLIGVTGIFMVTGAFNIRNIDYGLLLSATLGFYLIVCTCSAIGMYMSSLSNYQIVSALATFTVIFVLGRIGSLWQKYDIVRDLTYFLSLQNRTGKMLSGLITSKDVIYFLAVSGMFIGFTLVRLKNGRESKPWYVRMGRYAAVVAATLAVGYFSSRPTLTAYWDTTSNQRNTIHPRTQQILHELGDSSLEVTLYTNLLDQNAAAGLPEMRNSFYMARFWENYLRFRPDIRFRYVYYYDVDDRDSTVYKYLPGKNLHQIAAEVADGMDLDTAMFLPPAQIRRQVDLKGEGYRLVMRLRYKGRTQYLRTFADGFVWPDEMVVNAALRRLMGDQAPKYLFVTGQLERSIVTRGEREFSGPVSAKTGRRSLVNIGFDVDTVNLSLQDIPPGITGLVLADPRMDLPPVVQEKLRKFIDGGGNMLLLGEPGKQYVMNPVLKQLGVQLRYGQLVQPTFDETPDMVRPYLTDSCASLGEELIMQGMRKAMEEGLKRDTASTLMPGATALEYADSVFSVTPLGMTMPGRTWLKAGRLVADSTLPPMDSAAGDAYQRSFPAIARLTRQIHGKEQRIIVCGDADFISNARAAGSFFGVSFYSWLSNNEFPVYTPVKAATDTELAITGDAAGVQKTVYLWVLPGILLAAGMIVLIRRKRK, via the coding sequence ATGAAATTATTATTCAAAATAGCAAAGAACGAGTTCCGGCACCTGTTTTACTCGCCCATCGCATGGTTCCTGCTGATCGTGTTCCTGGTGCAATGCGCGATTTTTTATGTGATCCCCGTATTTCACATGGCGTTGACGCAAGACATGGTGCTGGCCAACAACATGCACAAGGGGATCGTGAAGCTGGATCCCGATCCGATTACCGTAGATGTATTCCTCAAAGGCGGGCTGTTCCCTTATGCGGTCAGCAATCTGTACCTGTTCGTGCCATTATTGACGATGGGCCTGATCAGCCGGGAAACCAACAACGGCACTTCGAGGCTGCTGTTCTCGTCGCCCATCCGGCTAAGGGAGATCGTTTTGGGGAAATACGCCGGCATCATGTTTTTCAACCTCCTGTTGATCGGCGTGACGGGAATATTCATGGTGACGGGGGCCTTCAACATCCGGAACATCGATTACGGACTGCTGCTATCCGCAACCCTGGGGTTTTACCTCATCGTTTGTACCTGCTCCGCCATCGGGATGTACATGTCCAGCCTCTCCAACTACCAGATCGTTTCCGCCCTGGCTACGTTTACCGTCATTTTCGTGCTCGGCCGGATCGGGAGCCTTTGGCAGAAATATGATATCGTGCGGGACCTGACATATTTCCTTTCACTGCAGAACCGTACCGGGAAGATGCTCAGCGGGCTGATCACTTCGAAAGACGTGATTTACTTCCTGGCGGTGTCGGGCATGTTTATCGGCTTCACGCTCGTGCGGCTGAAAAACGGCCGGGAAAGCAAGCCCTGGTATGTGCGGATGGGCCGGTACGCGGCAGTGGTGGCGGCCACGCTGGCGGTGGGGTACTTTAGCTCCCGCCCGACGCTCACCGCATACTGGGACACAACTTCCAACCAGCGCAATACCATTCATCCCCGGACGCAGCAGATATTACACGAGCTGGGCGACAGCTCCCTGGAAGTGACGTTGTATACCAACCTGCTCGACCAGAATGCCGCGGCCGGCCTGCCGGAGATGCGCAATTCCTTTTACATGGCGCGCTTCTGGGAAAACTACCTCCGGTTCCGGCCGGACATACGGTTCCGGTATGTGTATTACTACGATGTGGACGACCGCGACAGCACGGTCTACAAATACCTTCCCGGGAAGAACCTGCATCAGATCGCCGCGGAAGTGGCGGACGGGATGGACCTGGATACGGCGATGTTCCTGCCGCCCGCACAGATCCGCCGGCAGGTAGACCTGAAAGGCGAAGGCTACCGGCTCGTGATGCGCCTGCGCTACAAGGGGCGTACGCAATACTTGCGGACGTTCGCGGACGGGTTCGTGTGGCCCGACGAGATGGTCGTGAATGCGGCACTGCGGCGCTTGATGGGAGACCAGGCACCGAAATACCTGTTCGTTACCGGGCAGCTGGAGCGTAGCATCGTTACACGCGGAGAACGGGAATTCTCAGGGCCGGTAAGCGCCAAAACAGGGCGCCGGTCGCTGGTGAATATCGGGTTCGACGTGGACACGGTCAATCTTTCCCTGCAAGACATACCGCCGGGCATTACCGGCCTGGTGCTGGCCGATCCGAGGATGGACCTGCCGCCCGTTGTGCAGGAAAAGCTCCGCAAATTCATCGATGGCGGCGGGAACATGCTGCTGCTCGGCGAGCCCGGGAAGCAATATGTGATGAACCCGGTGTTGAAGCAGCTCGGCGTGCAATTGCGCTACGGACAACTGGTGCAGCCCACTTTCGATGAAACGCCCGACATGGTGCGGCCTTACCTTACCGATTCCTGCGCCAGCCTGGGCGAGGAATTGATCATGCAGGGAATGCGCAAGGCGATGGAAGAAGGATTGAAAAGAGATACGGCCAGCACACTGATGCCAGGCGCTACGGCTTTGGAATATGCAGACAGCGTATTCTCCGTTACCCCGCTGGGTATGACAATGCCCGGCCGCACCTGGCTCAAGGCCGGCCGCCTCGTCGCGGATTCCACGCTGCCGCCGATGGACTCCGCCGCCGGAGACGCCTATCAACGGTCGTTCCCCGCCATCGCCAGGCTCACCCGCCAGATCCACGGCAAGGAACAACGGATCATCGTATGCGGCGACGCGGATTTCATCAGCAACGCCCGCGCGGCGGGGAGCTTCTTCGGCGTCTCGTTCTACAGCTGGCTGAGCAACAACGAGTTTCCCGTTTACACGCCCGTAAAGGCCGCCACGGATACGGAGCTCGCCATCACCGGCGATGCCGCCGGCGTCCAGAAGACCGTGTACCTCTGGGTATTGCCGGGCATATTGCTGGCCGCCGGAATGATCGTGTTGATCAGACGGAAAAGGAAATAG
- a CDS encoding MutS-related protein: MLRTDEQTIEDLGIFGKKSGSGIYDIYNRSHTRGGEALLEEMFRAPLSDKAAINRRSNIIGDFARLRIPFPYASSLFDMAEKYLVSADQPSRSKADQVLLGEREIQNGVSAIIELIRLSKEFSGREDIRKLQAFSGERAAMAELLADPVFGPALKEQPKGKLSYGAVTAYDALFRVSERRKVGQLLECIYRLDVYMSVAATAVEKGFVFPEALDKGTCELRLEGVYHPSLKQPVGNDIVMNAAQNVIFLTGANMAGKSTFLRSLSTALYLAHMGFPVAAKRMSFSVLDGIYTTVNLPDNLGIGASHFYAEVLRVKKMATELRTGMSFFILFDELFRGTNVKDAHEATVAVTRGFAGKRNSMFLISSHIVEAGEALRQLDNIGFLYLPTRMNGHVPEYTYKLEQGVTDDRHGMVIIRNEGILDILEKGRKQSTPHPATPASATIKNR; this comes from the coding sequence ATGTTACGAACCGACGAACAAACCATCGAGGACCTGGGTATTTTCGGGAAAAAGAGCGGCAGCGGGATTTACGATATCTATAACCGTTCCCATACCCGCGGCGGGGAGGCGCTGCTGGAAGAGATGTTCCGCGCGCCCCTGTCAGACAAGGCCGCCATCAACCGGCGGAGCAATATCATCGGGGATTTCGCGCGGCTGCGCATCCCATTCCCGTACGCATCTTCGCTGTTCGATATGGCCGAAAAATACCTCGTCAGCGCCGACCAGCCTTCGCGCAGCAAGGCAGACCAGGTGCTGCTCGGCGAAAGGGAAATACAGAACGGCGTGAGCGCCATCATCGAATTGATCCGGCTTTCGAAGGAATTCTCCGGGAGGGAAGACATCCGCAAGCTGCAGGCGTTCTCCGGTGAGCGCGCCGCCATGGCCGAATTGCTGGCGGACCCCGTTTTCGGGCCGGCATTGAAAGAGCAGCCGAAAGGCAAGCTGTCTTACGGCGCCGTAACGGCATACGACGCGCTTTTCCGCGTCAGCGAACGGCGGAAGGTAGGGCAGTTGCTCGAATGCATTTACCGGCTGGACGTGTACATGTCCGTAGCCGCAACGGCGGTGGAAAAGGGTTTCGTGTTCCCGGAAGCGCTCGATAAAGGTACTTGCGAGCTCCGGCTGGAAGGCGTATATCATCCTTCGCTCAAACAGCCCGTAGGCAATGATATCGTGATGAACGCCGCTCAAAACGTCATTTTCCTTACCGGTGCAAATATGGCTGGCAAATCCACCTTCCTCCGTTCCCTCAGCACCGCGCTGTACCTCGCCCACATGGGCTTCCCCGTGGCCGCGAAACGCATGTCGTTTTCCGTGCTCGACGGGATCTACACCACCGTCAACCTGCCGGATAACCTCGGTATCGGCGCCAGCCATTTTTACGCGGAAGTGCTCCGCGTCAAGAAAATGGCGACGGAGCTGCGGACGGGCATGTCGTTCTTCATCCTGTTCGACGAGCTGTTCCGCGGCACCAACGTCAAAGACGCGCACGAAGCCACCGTGGCCGTAACGCGCGGCTTCGCCGGCAAGCGCAACAGCATGTTTTTGATCTCCTCGCACATCGTGGAGGCCGGCGAAGCGCTCCGCCAGCTCGATAATATCGGCTTCCTGTACCTGCCTACCCGCATGAACGGCCATGTACCCGAATACACCTACAAGCTCGAACAGGGCGTGACAGACGACCGCCATGGAATGGTGATCATCCGCAACGAAGGTATCCTCGATATCCTGGAAAAAGGACGGAAACAATCAACACCACATCCGGCCACGCCGGCATCCGCAACCATCAAAAACCGTTAA
- a CDS encoding TlpA disulfide reductase family protein, whose translation MKQLFTIALCSLPLIASAQHQFEINGEVGNHNSPARVYCVYAVGDRQVLDSANIANGAFTLRGNVPDVTMVWLMLDHAGTGYAQQTPYNSDVVGIYVYDEKMTVRSADSMKNIQPVGSPLNDEGQHFYRQLASWMEKTNAVNFEWQTMPPEKQADPAAKAAWKAKSEQVLKENVAAKTAYVREHPDAYFSLMALSELINDKQDPAVLEQLLGSLSARWRESNTGKGVAADIVALRKTATGNKAPDFTQPDKDGNPVSLAQFKGKYLLVDFWASWCTPCRQENPNVVKAYNRFHPKGFEVLGVSLDDARFRNAWLEAIESDKLAWKHVSDLKGWQNAAAKLFAVKSIPQNFLLSPDGTILAVNLRGEALEQQLEKLLGK comes from the coding sequence ATGAAACAACTTTTTACCATCGCGCTTTGCAGCCTGCCGCTGATCGCCAGTGCGCAACATCAATTCGAAATCAACGGCGAGGTGGGCAACCATAATTCGCCGGCCCGCGTGTACTGCGTATATGCGGTGGGGGACAGGCAAGTGCTGGATTCCGCGAATATTGCCAATGGCGCCTTCACGCTTCGCGGCAACGTGCCCGACGTAACGATGGTTTGGCTCATGCTCGACCACGCCGGAACGGGCTATGCACAGCAAACGCCCTATAATTCGGACGTAGTCGGCATTTACGTGTATGATGAAAAAATGACGGTCCGCTCTGCGGATTCAATGAAAAATATCCAGCCCGTAGGCTCGCCGCTCAACGACGAAGGCCAGCATTTTTACAGGCAACTGGCTTCGTGGATGGAGAAAACGAACGCGGTGAACTTCGAATGGCAAACCATGCCGCCGGAGAAACAGGCCGATCCTGCCGCGAAAGCCGCCTGGAAGGCAAAGTCAGAACAGGTGTTGAAGGAAAACGTTGCCGCTAAAACCGCTTACGTGCGGGAGCATCCGGATGCCTACTTCAGCCTGATGGCACTGTCGGAACTGATCAACGACAAGCAAGATCCCGCCGTCCTGGAGCAACTGCTGGGCTCACTGTCTGCCCGCTGGCGGGAAAGCAATACCGGCAAAGGTGTGGCGGCAGATATAGTTGCGCTGCGGAAAACGGCCACCGGCAATAAAGCGCCCGATTTCACGCAGCCCGACAAAGACGGCAATCCGGTCAGCCTGGCCCAGTTCAAGGGGAAATACCTGCTGGTCGATTTCTGGGCAAGCTGGTGCACGCCATGCCGCCAGGAAAATCCGAACGTGGTGAAAGCCTACAACCGTTTTCATCCGAAAGGCTTTGAAGTGCTCGGCGTGTCGCTGGACGATGCCCGTTTCCGTAATGCCTGGCTGGAGGCCATCGAGAGCGATAAGCTGGCGTGGAAGCATGTAAGCGATTTGAAGGGCTGGCAAAACGCCGCCGCGAAGCTGTTCGCCGTAAAAAGCATTCCCCAGAACTTCCTGCTGTCGCCCGACGGCACCATCCTGGCGGTAAACTTGCGCGGAGAAGCGCTGGAACAGCAGCTGGAAAAGCTGCTCGGTAAATAA
- a CDS encoding MutS-related protein yields the protein MSFGIDKQTLEELNLLGKFRQGSVYQLFNRVKTRGGEQLLDDMFRFPLTDANAINQRSSIFQYFQEKKFVFPFDVKQVSFLREYLDVSAPGNAGMVLAGTVVKKWLSSLTRDERYKKMVQGLHAAIVTLQKCHAFVSSVSQADGPFQVRLQAMREMQADKRVEALRNMDIYEALPVRTLARYDHLLKGKLQKQMEDLLHFIYETDVFIAVSDVAREKSFHYAHALLPGANVFRAEALAHPCIEGAVGNGIHLGAAANVLFLTGANMAGKSTLMKSIGIGCYLAHMGFPVAAAKLEFSVRDGMYTSINVADNIGLGYSHFYAEVVRVKHAAEAAASGKRLLLMFDELFKGTNVKDAYDGTLAVTEGFAGYTACLFVVSTHIIEVGEALQQYGNIRFAFMPTIMDGPRPRYTYQLREGITEDRQGMMIIRNEGILGLLNDSI from the coding sequence ATGAGTTTCGGAATCGACAAACAAACCCTCGAAGAATTGAACCTGCTGGGCAAATTCCGGCAGGGATCGGTATACCAGCTGTTCAACCGTGTCAAAACCCGCGGCGGGGAACAACTGCTGGACGATATGTTCCGCTTCCCGCTGACCGACGCCAATGCCATCAACCAGCGCAGCAGCATCTTCCAATATTTCCAGGAGAAAAAATTCGTGTTCCCGTTCGATGTGAAACAGGTGAGTTTCCTCCGCGAATACCTGGACGTGTCCGCTCCCGGAAACGCCGGAATGGTACTGGCGGGAACGGTAGTGAAGAAATGGCTGTCGTCGCTCACGCGCGACGAACGCTATAAGAAAATGGTGCAGGGCCTGCATGCCGCCATCGTCACCCTTCAAAAATGTCACGCTTTCGTATCGTCCGTCAGCCAGGCCGATGGCCCGTTCCAGGTGCGGTTGCAGGCCATGCGCGAAATGCAGGCGGATAAAAGAGTGGAAGCGTTGCGCAATATGGACATCTACGAGGCGTTGCCCGTACGCACCCTGGCGCGGTACGACCATCTCCTCAAAGGCAAGCTGCAAAAGCAGATGGAAGACCTGCTCCATTTCATTTACGAGACAGACGTTTTTATCGCCGTGAGCGATGTGGCGCGCGAGAAATCCTTTCATTACGCGCATGCGCTGCTGCCCGGAGCGAACGTATTCCGCGCCGAAGCGCTGGCGCATCCTTGCATAGAGGGTGCCGTAGGTAACGGTATTCACCTGGGTGCGGCGGCGAATGTGCTTTTCCTGACCGGTGCGAACATGGCGGGGAAGTCGACCCTCATGAAATCCATCGGGATCGGTTGTTACCTGGCGCACATGGGCTTCCCGGTAGCAGCGGCGAAACTGGAGTTTTCCGTGCGTGATGGCATGTATACCTCCATCAACGTGGCAGACAACATCGGCCTGGGATACAGCCATTTCTATGCGGAGGTGGTACGGGTGAAACATGCCGCAGAAGCTGCCGCCAGCGGGAAACGGCTGCTCCTGATGTTCGACGAGCTTTTCAAGGGCACGAACGTGAAAGACGCGTACGACGGAACGCTGGCCGTAACGGAAGGCTTTGCCGGATACACGGCCTGCCTGTTCGTAGTGTCTACGCACATCATCGAAGTAGGGGAGGCGCTGCAGCAATACGGCAATATCCGTTTTGCATTCATGCCAACGATCATGGACGGCCCCCGGCCACGGTACACTTATCAGCTCCGGGAAGGCATTACGGAAGACAGGCAGGGTATGATGATCATCCGCAACGAGGGCATTCTCGGTTTACTGAACGATTCAATCTGA
- a CDS encoding serine protease, with translation MRLYRFLLVLICGNALLQSALAQDSLNGGMYVDYQQFFSSLSFTPVAGRSPAAIQQDLKSSAARLVEDVPPATPLSLPGAGRKTLTAEAIYTRRKNSVLMVGRLKKAGTGAGISFDITGTAFAITAGGVCVTNYHVLEQIIAPREEAGRQDSAWFVITRDKRVFLINKIVSWSRNNDLAIFALDAGGARFDPLPLGKPAEEGASVYCLSHPGGYFWYFSKGIVARNAVVSGPSLATGFNPAGIKPVRMEVTADYGVGSSGGPIFDRRGNLAGIVSTTTPLGSVMRDSLGNNLGHQQMVVRDAVPVFALRQLLGLAD, from the coding sequence ATGCGACTATATCGTTTTTTGCTGGTTTTGATTTGCGGGAACGCCCTGCTGCAGTCTGCTTTGGCGCAAGACAGTCTTAATGGCGGGATGTACGTCGACTATCAGCAATTCTTTTCCAGCCTATCCTTTACGCCCGTTGCCGGGCGCTCTCCGGCCGCCATCCAGCAAGACCTCAAATCCAGCGCAGCGCGGCTGGTGGAAGATGTTCCGCCCGCCACGCCGCTGTCGCTGCCCGGTGCAGGGCGCAAAACGTTGACTGCCGAGGCGATTTACACGCGCCGCAAAAACAGCGTGCTGATGGTTGGGCGGCTGAAGAAAGCCGGCACAGGCGCCGGTATTTCCTTCGATATCACCGGTACTGCATTCGCCATCACGGCCGGAGGCGTTTGCGTGACCAATTACCACGTCCTGGAGCAGATCATCGCTCCCCGGGAGGAGGCCGGCCGGCAAGACAGCGCATGGTTCGTCATTACCCGCGATAAACGTGTTTTCCTCATCAACAAGATCGTTTCCTGGTCGCGCAATAACGACCTGGCGATATTTGCCCTCGATGCGGGCGGCGCGCGGTTCGATCCGCTGCCGTTAGGGAAACCTGCGGAGGAGGGAGCGAGTGTATATTGCCTGTCGCATCCGGGCGGGTATTTCTGGTACTTCAGCAAGGGCATCGTGGCTAGGAACGCGGTGGTATCGGGGCCATCGCTGGCAACGGGTTTCAATCCTGCAGGCATAAAGCCTGTCAGAATGGAGGTGACAGCGGATTATGGCGTCGGTTCCAGCGGAGGGCCCATCTTCGACCGCCGTGGCAACCTCGCGGGCATCGTTTCTACCACCACGCCCCTGGGATCGGTAATGAGGGATTCGTTGGGGAACAACCTGGGGCACCAGCAAATGGTGGTCCGCGATGCGGTACCGGTATTTGCGTTGCGGCAATTGTTGGGGCTGGCGGATTAG